One window of the Montipora foliosa isolate CH-2021 chromosome 4, ASM3666993v2, whole genome shotgun sequence genome contains the following:
- the LOC137998969 gene encoding uncharacterized protein: MEGDGETSRKRKGKFRSCRRKKRKGFHGKKAWEIRRETESDGRHDTGVEIPETRVEPQPSTSKAKNEYDDFLDRTAPKNMSEAKLLNSSFGNFDHGEGVITRSQSNSPATHAHDEKAHGFKVQDAELLSQCISKSAICSSCRNSKSNLQLFQDSSSRDGLAELLYLKCSFCHTITALQTSRRLGGKGGGAYEVNRRSVLSSHQWGRAGLAKFCAGMELPPPVTKKAYNQNMIQIERMAINNAEKLMCEAAERLTQLASRENEESMVDIDGHSIAKVAVSIDGTWQKRGHSSKIGVVFAVSVMTGEILDYEVKSLMCKECSSHEHCDKESPDYLAWKESHSRHCEVNHVGSSEEMESSGAIDIFSRSIEKRKLIYATFVGDGDSSCFGRVKSKMEELYGENYPVVKEECVGHVQKRLGTALRNYKKNMKGAGLKMSDGGKVDGRGRLTDNVIDKMQKYYGRAIRENTGNLEKMKNSVWAIYHHMIKNDLCSLEEQHKLCPKDQDTWCKFWKDKAAYKEDNRLPCVFVEELKPIFTRLTSDDLLKRCLQGQTQNRNESVNGQLWSRCPKSRYCGKRRVVIAVCETVGVFNTGASSKAVLMKSCGISPGRNMLKALRREDQDRIASAAHKISSKYRKRRQIIRSNRKSRADKLAYQAGAFGTSSKPETDKKKQKKKTLRKKGPTAALPVETPTNEINVVFVVPDVEFVAAKRTDQD, translated from the coding sequence atgGAAGGTGACGGAGAAACCAGtagaaaaagaaaagggaaGTTTAGATCTTGtcgaaggaaaaaaaggaaaggtttTCATGGAAAGAAAGCGTGGGAAATTCGAAGGGAAACAGAATCGGATGGCAGACATGACACCGGAgtggaaatacctgaaacacGCGTGGAGCCACAACCGAGCACATCCAAGGCTAAAAATGAGTACGACgattttctagaccgtactgcACCAAAGAATATGTCAGAAGCTAAGCTTCTTAACAGTTCTTTCGGGAATTTTGATCACGGAGAAGGAGTGATCACTCGTTCTCAAAGTAATTCTCCAGCGACGCATGCACATGATGAGAAAGCACATGGCTTCAAGGTACAAGATGCTGAGCTACTATCCCAATGTATTAGCAAATCAGCTATTTGTAGCTCATGCCGAAATTCAAAATCAAATCTCCAGCTTTTTCAAGACAGCTCCAGCAGAGACGGTCTTGCTGAATTACTTTATTTAAAATGTTCATTTTGTCACACCATCACAGCTTTGCAAACCAGTAGGAGGCTTGGTGGGAAGGGTGGTGGAGCCTATGAAGTGAACAGGAGGTCTGTCTTGTCTTCTCACCAGTGGGGTCGTGCTGGCCTGGCAAAGTTTTGTGCTGGTATGGAACTTCCACCTCCAGTTACCAAGAAGGCATACAACCAGAATATGATACAGATAGAAAGGATGGCCATCAATAATGCTGAGAAACTGATGTGTGAAGCAGCAGAAAGGCTTACCCAGTTAGCCTCCAGAGAGAATGAAGAAAGCATGGTTGATATCGACGGCCATTCAATTGCTAAAGTTGCTGTTTCCATAGACGGAACTTGGCAGAAAAGGGGGCACAGCTCTAAGATTGGTGTGGTATTTGCCGTGTCAGTAATGACTGGCGAAATTCTTGACTATGAGGTCAAATCCCTAATGTGCAAAGAATGTTCATCCCATGAACACTGTGATAAAGAATCTCCAGACTATCTTGCATGGAAAGAGTCACATAGCAGACATTGCGAAGTGAACCATGTTGGATCCTCTGAAGAAATGGAGTCTTCAGGGGCTATAGACATATTCAGTCGCAGCATTGAAAAAAGGAAGCTTATATATGCCACCTTTGTCGGCGATGGTGATAGCAGCTGTTTCGGCAGAGTTAAGTCAAAAATGGAGGAACTTTATGGAGAAAATTATCCAGTTGTCAAAGAGGAATGTGTTGGACATGTCCAGAAAAGGTTAGGCACTGCCCTCAGGAATTACAAGAAAAATATGAAGGGTGCTGGACTTAAGATGTCAGATGGAGGAAAGGTTGACGGAAGGGGCCGTCTCACTGACAATGTCATAGACAAGATGCAAAAGTACTATGGTAGAGCCATAAGAGAAAACACTGGgaatttggaaaaaatgaagaaCAGTGTCTGGGCAATTTACCATCACATGATCAAAAATGATTTGTGTTCCTTAGAGGAGCAGCACAAGCTATGCCCTAAAGATCAAGACACATGGTGTAAATTTTGGAAGGATAAAGCAGCATACAAAGAAGACAATCGTCTTCCTTGTGTTTTTGTTGAAGAACTCAAGCCAATTTTCACCAGGCTTACCAGTGATGACTTGTTGAAAAGATGTTTACAGGGGCAAACCCAGAACCGTAACGAAAGTGTCAATGGGCAGCTGTGGTCAAGATGCCCCAAGAGCCGATACTGCGGAAAGCGACGTGTGGTGATCGCAGTTTGTGAAACTGTGGGGGTATTCAACACAGGAGCTTCAAGCAAGGCAGTTCTGATGAAGTCTTGTGGAATTTCCCCTGGAAGGAATATGCTGAAAGCCTTGAGGAGAGAGGATCAGGACAGAATTGCCTCTGCAGCTCACAAGATCAGCTCCAAGTATCGAAAGCGGAGGCAGATAATAAGGTCTAACAGGAAATCAAGGGCTGACAAGCTGGCTTATCAGGCTGGAGCATTTGGCACAAGTTCCAAACCAGAGACAGAtaagaaaaaacagaagaaaaagacCCTCAGAAAAAAAGGACCAACAGCCGCTTTGCCTGTGGAGACTCCCACAAATGAAATTAATGTTGTGTTTGTGGTCCCAGATGTGGAGTTTGTTGCTGCAAAAAGAACTGATCAAGATTGA